The Thermodesulfobacteriota bacterium nucleotide sequence ACCCCATCTTCGCCCGGGCCAGGGCCAGGGCCTCCTGGGCGTTGGCCCGGTGCTCGCGCCAGGGGTAGGGGTTGCCCTGGATGCCGCAAAACCCCTTTCCCGTGGCCACGAGCTCGATGGGGCAATCCATCCGCCTCACCCCGTCCCACTCACCGGAGTAGAGGTCTCCCTTCATGAACTGGATGATGCACACGCGCAGGCCGTGGCCGCAGGCGCGCACGGCCAGGCCCAGGGCCGCGGTGGTCTTGCCCTTGCCGTGGCCGGTGATGGCCACCACGAGGCCCCGGCGTTCCTTGGGCTCGAGCCGCTGCACGACCGGCGGTGCGGACGGCGCGGCCTCCGGGGCCCCGGGGGCCTCGGGTACCAGCTCGCAGGAGGCGCCCTGGCCTTCCCCGCCGGGTACCGTCCCGCTCACGGCCCCCTCCGGAGAACGGCGCAGGCGATGCGGGCCCCGGCACCCCCCGCGGGGTCCGTGCGGTGGTC carries:
- a CDS encoding cob(I)yrinic acid a,c-diamide adenosyltransferase; this encodes MSGTVPGGEGQGASCELVPEAPGAPEAAPSAPPVVQRLEPKERRGLVVAITGHGKGKTTAALGLAVRACGHGLRVCIIQFMKGDLYSGEWDGVRRMDCPIELVATGKGFCGIQGNPYPWREHRANAQEALALARAKMGSGEVDLLILDEIHNALHLKLLDLPQVLELLDVKPPLLHLVLTGRDAPPEIIERADTVSEVREVKHAYQKDIEPQPGIDY